One Chryseobacterium sp. StRB126 genomic region harbors:
- a CDS encoding DUF4280 domain-containing protein — MSEKHLVCQGAVCRCDFGTTTDKLMVKTQSKRYINDKDGKKKLMATHVDIGATFENNSFGSCKKLNNGPCAPVVTKWEGFYDQIIVQDNNGKALLEDSKATCAVSNASSIKIIFHGQTAEPTQQNVNNARPEVLAQLVPLKEDNKEYVYYTKDGTYLGGLENSTKVYLSSQEDYDKAKNQQKWGLLNQDNLLLKENGKEISNNEFSNNAYLVWHEASLTGNKTTAFWIAHTVNNALSSKYKRGKKNFNELFKTGYSSVAAADKLKVIGIKAKSDNEIYARAAVIDVLQKSPDPTGSAYFWDGLDLFTKKSELAHPKFKQYKSVSIKNADLKTALTFWGDKENKRKVNAGATINVVFETATPLKKVTDGTVQNDSTGFVGARTDSQNNSKVSEHLSSTGFHGGTMFWTTSK; from the coding sequence ATGAGCGAAAAACATCTGGTATGCCAGGGGGCTGTCTGCCGTTGCGATTTCGGAACAACTACAGATAAGCTTATGGTGAAAACCCAAAGTAAACGATACATCAACGATAAAGACGGTAAGAAAAAGCTAATGGCCACCCATGTTGACATTGGTGCCACCTTCGAAAACAATTCCTTCGGAAGCTGTAAAAAGCTGAACAATGGACCTTGCGCTCCTGTTGTAACGAAATGGGAGGGATTCTACGATCAGATTATCGTACAGGATAATAATGGGAAAGCTCTTCTTGAAGATTCTAAAGCGACCTGCGCGGTAAGCAATGCTTCCAGTATAAAAATTATATTTCACGGACAAACTGCTGAACCTACCCAGCAGAATGTAAATAATGCAAGGCCTGAGGTGTTGGCACAGCTGGTACCTTTGAAAGAGGATAATAAGGAATATGTTTATTATACAAAGGATGGAACTTATTTGGGTGGTTTAGAGAATAGTACAAAGGTATACCTGTCTTCTCAGGAGGATTATGATAAAGCTAAGAATCAACAAAAATGGGGTTTATTAAACCAGGACAACCTTTTATTAAAGGAAAATGGTAAAGAAATTTCAAATAATGAATTTAGTAATAATGCTTATTTAGTCTGGCATGAAGCTTCTTTAACAGGCAACAAGACAACAGCTTTTTGGATCGCTCATACCGTAAATAATGCTTTGAGTTCAAAATATAAACGAGGAAAAAAGAATTTTAATGAATTATTCAAAACTGGATATTCCTCTGTGGCTGCTGCTGATAAACTTAAAGTAATAGGTATTAAAGCAAAATCAGATAATGAGATTTATGCAAGGGCTGCTGTGATTGATGTTCTCCAAAAAAGTCCTGACCCAACCGGATCTGCTTATTTTTGGGATGGATTAGACTTATTTACAAAAAAAAGTGAATTGGCTCATCCCAAATTCAAGCAATATAAATCTGTCTCCATAAAGAATGCTGATTTAAAAACAGCTCTGACATTTTGGGGAGATAAAGAGAACAAGAGAAAAGTAAATGCCGGAGCCACCATAAATGTGGTTTTCGAAACGGCTACACCTTTAAAAAAAGTCACGGATGGTACGGTACAGAACGACAGTACAGGTTTTGTAGGAGCCAGAACAGATTCTCAGAACAATTCAAAAGTATCTGAACATTTAAGTTCAACAGGGTTTCATGGTGGAACTATGTTTTGGACAACCAGTAAATAA
- a CDS encoding pyridoxal phosphate-dependent aminotransferase — protein MKVSKLAANLIGSEIVKIGNEVNDLKAKGAEIANLTIGDLNSNIYPIPALLKEEIQKAYQNNLTNYPPANGLLSLRKEVSKDLKNRWNLDYSPNDILITAGSRPLIYAVYKTIVDEGDKVVYPTPSWNNNHYAYLTSANAVEVKTKPETNFLPTADDLRPHLDGAVLLALCSPLNPTGTMFTREQLSEICELVIAENKKRGADEKPLYLMYDQIYSNLTFGAEHVDPVSLFPEMKDYTVYIDGISKCLAATGVRVGWGFGPAHIIDKMKALLTHVGAWAPKPEQEATAKFYENPENVNVFVEDFKGRLEESLKVLHGGIQELKGKGLAVDSIEPMGALYLTIKLDYIGKTKPDGAVIENSSDLVFYLINEAGVALVPFSAFGEDKSEPWFRASVGGLAVDEIKVMLPKLENALNNLK, from the coding sequence GTGAAAGTTTCAAAATTAGCAGCGAACCTGATCGGTTCTGAAATTGTAAAAATTGGTAACGAAGTAAATGATCTAAAAGCAAAAGGTGCAGAAATTGCCAATCTTACTATTGGTGACCTGAATTCTAATATCTATCCTATCCCAGCATTGCTGAAGGAAGAAATTCAGAAAGCCTATCAGAATAACCTGACAAACTATCCACCTGCCAACGGACTTTTATCTTTAAGAAAAGAAGTTTCCAAAGACCTGAAAAACAGATGGAATCTGGATTATTCTCCAAACGATATTTTGATTACAGCAGGATCAAGACCATTAATCTATGCCGTATACAAAACCATCGTAGACGAAGGAGATAAAGTAGTATATCCAACACCATCATGGAATAACAACCACTATGCTTACCTTACTTCTGCCAATGCTGTAGAAGTTAAAACAAAACCTGAAACGAACTTCCTTCCAACTGCAGATGATTTAAGACCTCACTTGGATGGTGCGGTTTTATTAGCACTTTGTTCACCACTGAACCCAACAGGAACAATGTTCACAAGAGAACAGCTTTCAGAAATCTGTGAGTTGGTGATTGCTGAAAACAAAAAAAGAGGAGCAGATGAAAAACCGTTATATTTAATGTATGACCAAATCTATTCTAACCTTACCTTTGGAGCAGAACATGTAGATCCGGTTTCTCTTTTCCCTGAAATGAAGGACTATACAGTATATATTGATGGTATTTCAAAATGCTTGGCTGCAACAGGAGTACGGGTAGGATGGGGATTCGGGCCTGCTCATATCATTGATAAAATGAAGGCGCTTCTTACGCACGTAGGAGCTTGGGCACCAAAACCAGAGCAGGAAGCTACTGCTAAATTCTATGAAAACCCTGAAAATGTAAACGTATTCGTAGAAGATTTCAAAGGTAGATTAGAAGAAAGCTTAAAAGTTCTTCACGGTGGTATTCAGGAGCTGAAAGGAAAAGGTTTAGCGGTGGACAGTATTGAACCAATGGGCGCTCTTTACCTTACGATCAAATTAGATTATATCGGAAAAACAAAACCTGACGGAGCTGTTATCGAAAACTCTTCAGATCTTGTATTCTATTTAATCAATGAGGCAGGTGTTGCTTTAGTTCCATTCTCAGCATTCGGGGAAGACAAATCTGAACCTTGGTTTCGTGCTTCCGTTGGAGGATTAGCTGTTGATGAGATCAAAGTAATGCTTCCAAAACTGGAAAACGCTTTGAATAATCTGAAATAA
- a CDS encoding GIN domain-containing protein — MRKVLYTLMLVAVVSCGKVSPKGNIEKKDVDVPEFVNLDLNGKFRVFYARGEKNFVEIETYPNVASNLDVDVKDKTLFIKEKRGTKGVDFYNVTIYSKYNLEKVAVSDSVEVNISSEIKTDNFRLNMKNNASFMGSVNTRRAEVEMHNRSRANFLGLSKDAVIKISDTASLIAPYWKITNLNIDSKNGNYAEVNVKDSLKGNIQNTAKFIYYNDPIRAFKVDKTTKVENKKLD, encoded by the coding sequence ATGAGAAAAGTACTTTACACATTAATGTTGGTTGCAGTAGTTTCCTGTGGAAAAGTTTCCCCAAAAGGAAATATTGAAAAGAAAGATGTGGACGTTCCGGAATTCGTTAATCTGGATCTTAACGGAAAATTCCGTGTATTTTACGCCAGAGGAGAAAAGAACTTTGTGGAGATAGAAACCTATCCTAATGTTGCCAGTAATTTGGACGTAGATGTAAAAGATAAAACCCTGTTCATCAAAGAAAAAAGAGGAACAAAAGGGGTAGATTTTTACAATGTAACCATCTACTCAAAATATAATCTTGAAAAAGTAGCCGTTTCAGACTCGGTAGAAGTAAATATTTCAAGCGAAATTAAAACCGATAATTTCAGACTGAATATGAAGAACAATGCAAGCTTCATGGGATCTGTCAACACAAGAAGGGCAGAGGTGGAAATGCATAACAGAAGCCGTGCTAACTTTTTAGGGTTATCAAAAGATGCAGTGATAAAAATTTCTGATACGGCAAGTCTTATTGCACCTTACTGGAAAATTACCAACCTGAATATCGATTCCAAAAACGGAAACTATGCTGAGGTAAACGTAAAAGATTCTCTGAAAGGGAATATTCAGAACACTGCAAAATTTATCTACTATAATGACCCGATCAGAGCATTTAAAGTAGATAAGACAACGAAAGTTGAGAATAAGAAATTAGATTAG
- a CDS encoding T6SS phospholipase effector Tle1-like catalytic domain-containing protein: MDSSSYKKDDMMMGPAFGMGAAGIMDRVRKSINDIKAEISNNIVKGKEVVGTLTFDVFGFSRGAAAARHFVHVVTQGSYNARTTAYKEGFIVKDMFGYNISQSYANGVMPAFGFLGQLLAESELMDEQTKIKIRFVGIYDTVPHHGLFQSNDSKDLGLNNVNRADYVVHMVAADEHRANFSLVDISSVAKVSPDSGKKGGIELHYPGVHCDVGGSYVEGWKDNPKRIDATILKDSLYPLSQELIKQGWFLPDELTIKTDPFYRLTVNNYRLEGERKLSNQYSFIPLHLMVEFCIKKCIPVNDGGVLDDYKFQTNWISGNVRFLEGIKEKLKKYTFEGGSPLVFMEPEVYKEPAIVHATGDRKAVAEWEQRQLEGQRRNDAEAEKKNKDIKFLRNHYLHWNATYGQSGSDLITQKNYPNIVDGKRKRTVY, translated from the coding sequence TTGGACTCGAGTAGTTATAAAAAAGATGATATGATGATGGGGCCGGCCTTTGGAATGGGTGCTGCTGGAATTATGGATAGAGTAAGGAAATCTATAAATGATATTAAAGCAGAGATATCTAATAACATAGTTAAAGGGAAAGAAGTTGTAGGGACTTTAACATTTGACGTATTTGGATTTAGTCGAGGGGCTGCGGCGGCAAGACACTTTGTACATGTTGTGACTCAGGGAAGTTATAACGCACGTACAACAGCGTATAAGGAAGGTTTTATTGTTAAAGATATGTTTGGATATAATATATCACAGTCTTATGCTAATGGAGTAATGCCTGCCTTTGGATTTCTGGGGCAGCTGCTTGCTGAATCAGAACTAATGGATGAGCAGACAAAAATTAAGATTAGGTTTGTAGGGATTTATGATACGGTACCCCATCATGGATTATTTCAATCGAATGACTCCAAAGATCTAGGTTTAAATAATGTAAACAGAGCAGATTATGTAGTTCATATGGTGGCAGCAGATGAACATCGTGCGAACTTCAGTTTAGTGGATATTTCTTCTGTTGCTAAAGTTTCTCCCGACAGTGGTAAAAAAGGCGGCATTGAGCTACATTATCCAGGAGTACATTGTGATGTTGGAGGTTCTTATGTAGAAGGATGGAAGGATAATCCGAAAAGAATAGATGCAACTATTCTCAAAGATTCCTTATATCCATTGTCTCAGGAACTTATTAAACAAGGGTGGTTTCTTCCTGATGAGCTTACCATCAAAACAGATCCTTTCTATAGGTTAACTGTTAATAATTACAGACTTGAAGGTGAGCGAAAGCTTAGTAACCAATACAGCTTTATTCCATTACATTTAATGGTTGAATTTTGCATTAAAAAATGTATACCTGTTAATGATGGAGGTGTACTTGATGATTATAAGTTTCAGACTAACTGGATTTCTGGGAATGTTAGGTTCTTGGAAGGTATTAAAGAGAAATTAAAGAAGTATACCTTTGAAGGAGGATCGCCTTTGGTATTTATGGAGCCTGAAGTATATAAGGAACCTGCTATTGTACATGCTACGGGTGACCGAAAAGCTGTTGCAGAATGGGAACAACGACAGTTAGAGGGACAGAGACGTAATGATGCAGAAGCAGAGAAAAAGAACAAAGACATTAAATTTTTGAGAAATCATTACCTGCATTGGAATGCTACCTACGGACAATCAGGGTCTGATCTTATTACCCAGAAAAATTATCCTAATATTGTGGATGGAAAAAGAAAACGGACAGTGTATTAA
- a CDS encoding phospho-sugar mutase, producing the protein MNTLEKAKLWLSETFDEETRKAVQALIDSNSPDLEDSFYRELEFGTGGMRGIMGVGTNRLNKYTLGQATQGLANYMLEQFKGEEIKVAIAYDVRHNSKEFGKLVADVLTANGIKVLLFKDHRPTPELSFTVRDKKCNGGIVLTASHNPPEYNGYKVYWNDGAQIVPPNDEAIIKEVYSVKFEEIKFNGNDDLIEWVGEEQDDVYIDACIENSTYQNEGKGNLNIVFTSIHGTTYTTIPKALAKAGFKKVDLVKEQMIPSGNFPTVESPNPEEPAALEMAMDLAKITNADIVIGTDPDGDRLGIAVRNLDGEMQLLNGNQTNTILTYYILNEWRKQGRITGKEFIGSTIVTSDIFYDIAQKFGVECKVGLTGFKWIGKMIREAEGTQKFVCGGEESFGFMTGDFVRDKDSCGSILVACEIAAWCKANGKTMYQYMIEIYEDLGMYYEGLINIVRKGRQGAEEIQNMMKDFRENPPKELAGSLVEEVKDFKEQTILTISSGEKKVMNEIPQSNVLIYYTQDGTKVCVRPSGTEPKIKFYVSVKDSISSEADFKDKLKSLEAKIQAVKTDLKLD; encoded by the coding sequence ATGAACACATTAGAAAAAGCGAAACTTTGGTTAAGTGAGACTTTCGATGAAGAAACAAGAAAGGCAGTACAGGCATTAATCGACAGCAATTCCCCGGATCTGGAAGATTCTTTTTACAGAGAACTGGAATTTGGAACAGGAGGGATGCGTGGAATTATGGGAGTAGGAACCAACCGCTTAAATAAATATACATTAGGACAGGCAACTCAGGGACTGGCTAACTATATGCTAGAGCAGTTCAAAGGAGAGGAGATCAAAGTAGCTATTGCTTATGACGTTCGCCACAACTCAAAAGAATTCGGAAAACTGGTAGCAGATGTTTTAACAGCAAACGGAATTAAAGTTTTGCTTTTCAAAGATCACAGACCAACCCCAGAGCTTTCTTTCACTGTTCGTGATAAAAAATGTAACGGAGGAATCGTACTAACAGCTTCTCACAATCCACCTGAATATAACGGATACAAAGTATATTGGAATGACGGAGCTCAGATTGTTCCGCCAAATGATGAAGCCATCATCAAAGAAGTATATTCTGTAAAATTTGAAGAAATCAAATTCAACGGAAATGATGATCTGATCGAATGGGTAGGAGAAGAGCAGGATGATGTTTATATTGATGCATGTATTGAAAACTCCACTTACCAGAATGAAGGAAAAGGAAACTTAAATATTGTTTTCACTTCTATCCATGGAACCACTTATACTACCATTCCTAAAGCTTTAGCTAAAGCAGGTTTCAAAAAAGTGGACCTTGTCAAAGAACAGATGATTCCAAGTGGAAACTTCCCTACAGTAGAATCTCCAAACCCGGAAGAACCGGCAGCGTTGGAAATGGCCATGGATCTTGCAAAAATTACCAATGCAGACATCGTGATCGGAACAGACCCGGATGGTGACCGATTAGGAATTGCCGTAAGAAATCTTGATGGTGAAATGCAGTTGCTGAACGGTAACCAAACCAATACAATCCTTACGTATTATATCCTGAACGAATGGAGAAAGCAGGGAAGAATTACCGGAAAAGAATTCATTGGTTCTACCATCGTTACTTCCGATATTTTCTATGATATCGCACAGAAATTTGGGGTTGAATGTAAAGTAGGACTTACAGGATTCAAATGGATCGGAAAAATGATCCGTGAAGCAGAAGGAACTCAGAAATTCGTATGTGGTGGAGAAGAGAGTTTCGGTTTCATGACCGGAGATTTTGTTCGTGATAAAGATTCTTGTGGAAGTATCCTTGTAGCTTGCGAAATTGCTGCTTGGTGTAAAGCTAACGGCAAAACAATGTATCAGTACATGATCGAGATCTATGAAGACCTTGGAATGTATTATGAAGGATTAATTAATATCGTGAGAAAGGGAAGACAGGGGGCTGAGGAAATTCAGAATATGATGAAAGACTTCCGTGAAAACCCTCCAAAAGAATTGGCAGGTTCATTAGTGGAAGAAGTAAAAGACTTTAAAGAACAGACAATCCTTACCATTTCATCAGGGGAGAAAAAAGTAATGAACGAAATTCCACAGTCTAACGTATTAATTTACTATACGCAGGATGGAACTAAAGTTTGTGTAAGACCTTCAGGAACAGAACCAAAAATTAAATTCTATGTTTCAGTAAAAGATTCTATCTCTTCTGAAGCAGATTTTAAAGATAAACTAAAATCATTAGAAGCTAAAATTCAGGCCGTTAAAACAGACTTAAAACTGGATTAA
- the kdsB gene encoding 3-deoxy-manno-octulosonate cytidylyltransferase, which yields MKIIAVIPARYEASRFPGKLMQILGEKTVITTTYQNVVETGLFDEVFVATDSEIILDEITKNGGKAVMTGQHETGSDRIAEAVQNIDCDIVINVQGDEPFLKLEPLKQLIEVFKQDDQQQISLASLKIKLSEKEEIENPNNVKVITDNNGFALYFSRSAIPFHREVAYDVTYFKHIGVYAFRKEALLQFSKLEMKPLEISEKIECIRYLEYGMKIKMIETNFVGVGIDTPEDLEKARKLI from the coding sequence ATGAAAATAATCGCTGTTATCCCTGCACGTTATGAGGCAAGCCGTTTTCCCGGAAAACTGATGCAGATATTGGGAGAAAAAACCGTTATTACCACCACCTACCAGAATGTAGTGGAAACCGGACTGTTTGATGAAGTATTTGTAGCAACAGATTCTGAAATCATCCTGGATGAAATCACTAAGAATGGAGGTAAAGCTGTAATGACAGGGCAACATGAAACAGGAAGCGACCGTATTGCTGAAGCGGTACAGAACATAGATTGTGACATTGTTATTAATGTTCAGGGTGATGAACCATTCCTCAAGCTTGAACCTTTGAAGCAATTAATCGAAGTTTTTAAACAGGATGATCAACAGCAAATTTCCCTGGCTTCCTTAAAAATAAAACTCTCGGAAAAAGAAGAAATAGAAAATCCGAATAACGTAAAAGTAATTACAGATAATAATGGCTTTGCCCTTTACTTCAGCCGTTCTGCAATACCTTTCCATAGAGAAGTTGCCTATGATGTAACCTATTTTAAGCATATTGGAGTATATGCATTCAGAAAAGAAGCTTTATTGCAATTTTCAAAATTGGAGATGAAGCCTTTGGAAATATCCGAAAAGATTGAATGCATCCGCTACCTTGAATATGGAATGAAAATCAAAATGATAGAAACCAATTTTGTAGGAGTAGGCATTGATACACCGGAAGATCTCGAAAAAGCAAGGAAACTGATCTAA
- a CDS encoding DUF2931 family protein, whose product MVILLSLLQNCSKENKTVQEEFSYMATMSAPKEYPVEVHIGVLTDDKKELICGVPKAGVTTGSWQYDGVEAGQGGNKIPSHLDLTYVSYAEKKFWRVNADVPKEKILQLFREGFMVEGNPDSNGEIPWEEGTYDEITIGAAPGGVIVIWLSGNHHRREVCRLQAKEISVNKDEFMRRVDPKETQEQFYELSYKILVPDSIKTAIAQNGIPFGLWDKYREKYSYRFVLAPYDNKDKITGLYRINYNGESEILMDAKSVATYKPDSIPYDINFDFTKYNAEIIFNDEEMLRVFGELKKSYPDQPIDIVLVPGFMYNDFKVVVQCKDKKIALEKFKVKRVWGG is encoded by the coding sequence ATGGTAATCTTATTATCTTTATTACAGAATTGTAGTAAAGAAAATAAGACTGTACAAGAAGAGTTTTCTTATATGGCAACAATGTCAGCTCCTAAGGAATACCCTGTAGAAGTTCATATCGGAGTATTAACGGATGATAAAAAAGAGTTAATATGTGGAGTTCCTAAAGCAGGAGTTACCACAGGAAGCTGGCAATATGATGGAGTTGAAGCGGGTCAGGGTGGTAATAAAATTCCATCTCATTTAGATCTAACTTATGTAAGCTATGCAGAGAAAAAATTCTGGCGTGTGAATGCTGATGTACCTAAAGAAAAAATACTTCAATTGTTTAGAGAAGGTTTTATGGTGGAAGGAAATCCGGATAGTAATGGTGAAATCCCTTGGGAAGAGGGTACATACGATGAGATTACTATAGGAGCTGCTCCTGGTGGAGTTATAGTCATTTGGTTGTCAGGAAACCATCACCGCAGAGAGGTTTGCCGTTTACAGGCTAAGGAAATTTCAGTCAATAAAGATGAATTTATGAGAAGAGTTGATCCTAAAGAGACTCAGGAGCAATTCTATGAATTATCATATAAAATATTAGTTCCTGATAGTATAAAAACTGCGATTGCTCAAAATGGTATTCCTTTTGGGCTGTGGGACAAATACAGAGAAAAATATAGCTATCGTTTTGTATTGGCTCCTTATGATAATAAAGATAAAATTACAGGGCTGTATCGTATTAATTATAATGGGGAATCTGAGATTTTAATGGATGCTAAATCTGTTGCAACTTATAAACCGGACAGTATTCCTTATGATATTAATTTTGATTTTACAAAATACAATGCAGAGATTATTTTTAATGACGAAGAAATGCTGAGGGTTTTTGGAGAACTGAAAAAATCATATCCAGATCAGCCAATAGATATTGTATTGGTTCCCGGTTTTATGTATAATGATTTTAAAGTAGTGGTGCAGTGTAAAGATAAAAAGATCGCTTTAGAAAAATTTAAAGTGAAAAGAGTCTGGGGTGGTTAG
- a CDS encoding phosphatase PAP2 family protein — protein sequence MKKLRFLLLPMSILVCSQEVDTLQVKELSPIAPDLPKVQTYTLKDGSVRTYPKPKLLDFVTKLPRNFIDTNKDFVAKDHAYYLGGAVASTLILLPFDQKLIDNSRELGERWGMDKDNNYTKVGGVFKIPKDIGSTLYLIGNGSTLVLLGIGFGTYGLIKNDYRAQATASGLMESLILSGVFTQTLKRITGRESPFIAEENGNKGGAWNPFPSFSAFGKYTSNYDAMPSGHLTTFMAGITVIADNYPDSRWIKPVGYTLAGALCFQMMQSKVHWASDYPLALLMGYFIGKTISKSRYTSSEGTIGKTKYKFDLMASRQWEYNMVGVKLSF from the coding sequence ATGAAAAAATTGAGATTTTTGCTATTGCCAATGTCTATATTGGTATGTTCGCAGGAGGTAGATACATTGCAGGTAAAAGAATTATCACCTATAGCACCGGATTTACCCAAAGTGCAGACTTACACTTTAAAAGACGGTTCTGTGCGAACATATCCAAAACCTAAACTGCTGGATTTTGTAACCAAGCTTCCCCGAAATTTTATTGACACTAATAAAGATTTTGTAGCAAAAGATCATGCCTACTACTTAGGAGGTGCTGTTGCTTCAACCTTGATCCTTCTGCCTTTTGACCAGAAATTAATTGATAACTCAAGAGAGTTGGGAGAAAGATGGGGGATGGATAAAGATAACAATTATACCAAAGTAGGGGGTGTTTTCAAAATCCCTAAAGATATCGGATCTACATTATATCTCATTGGAAACGGATCTACGTTGGTATTACTGGGAATCGGTTTCGGAACCTATGGTTTAATTAAAAATGATTACAGAGCGCAGGCTACAGCCAGTGGATTAATGGAAAGTTTAATTCTTTCAGGAGTTTTCACCCAAACCCTCAAAAGGATTACCGGAAGAGAAAGCCCGTTTATAGCAGAAGAAAATGGCAATAAAGGCGGTGCGTGGAATCCTTTTCCAAGTTTTTCAGCATTTGGTAAATATACTTCAAACTATGATGCCATGCCATCCGGCCACTTAACAACCTTTATGGCTGGAATCACCGTTATTGCGGACAATTATCCTGATTCACGATGGATAAAGCCTGTAGGATATACATTAGCCGGAGCTTTATGCTTTCAAATGATGCAAAGTAAAGTTCACTGGGCTTCAGATTATCCGTTAGCCTTGTTAATGGGGTATTTTATAGGAAAAACAATCTCAAAAAGCAGATATACATCCTCAGAAGGCACCATAGGAAAAACAAAATACAAATTCGACCTTATGGCATCCCGCCAATGGGAATATAATATGGTAGGGGTGAAGTTATCCTTTTAA
- a CDS encoding DUF2931 family protein codes for MKIYILSMMCSIFLLLACNKNDKPKMKNNQQDEFSYMVTMTAPEEYPVEVHIGVLTDAKKELICGVPKTGVEDGGWQYDGDAGGQGGNKIPSHLDLTYISYAEKKFWQVNADLPGEKILQLFQEGFMIQGNPDGNGNFLWEKSTYDRITIGAAPGGVVIVWLSGNHHRREVCRLQAKEIFVDKNKFRPHPQYDETQEQFFDKKYSINVSDSAKIGITKNGIPFGLWDKYREKYSYRFVLVPYDDKDKITGLYRINYNGESEFLMNAKSVEAYKSDGIPYDVNFYFAKYNAEIFFNDEEMLQVFDTLRKSFPEQPIDIVLVPGFMYNDFKVVVQCKDKKIALEKFKVKRVWGG; via the coding sequence ATGAAAATATATATTCTCAGTATGATGTGCAGTATATTTCTACTGCTGGCATGCAATAAAAATGATAAGCCGAAGATGAAAAACAATCAACAAGATGAATTTTCTTATATGGTCACAATGACTGCACCAGAAGAATATCCCGTAGAAGTACATATCGGAGTATTAACAGATGCTAAAAAAGAATTGATCTGTGGAGTACCCAAAACTGGTGTTGAAGACGGTGGTTGGCAATATGATGGAGATGCTGGTGGTCAGGGAGGGAATAAAATCCCGTCTCATCTGGACCTTACTTATATCAGCTATGCGGAGAAAAAATTTTGGCAGGTAAATGCCGATTTACCAGGAGAGAAAATACTTCAATTATTTCAAGAGGGATTTATGATCCAGGGAAATCCTGATGGCAATGGCAATTTTCTATGGGAAAAAAGTACCTATGACAGAATTACTATAGGAGCAGCTCCAGGGGGAGTGGTTATTGTATGGTTATCAGGGAATCACCACCGTAGAGAAGTTTGCCGTTTACAGGCTAAGGAAATATTTGTAGATAAAAATAAATTTAGACCCCATCCACAATATGATGAAACTCAAGAGCAGTTTTTTGATAAAAAATATTCAATAAATGTTTCTGATAGTGCAAAAATAGGAATTACAAAAAACGGGATTCCATTTGGGTTATGGGATAAATATAGAGAAAAATATAGTTACCGTTTTGTGTTAGTACCTTACGATGATAAAGACAAAATTACAGGATTATATCGCATAAATTATAATGGTGAATCTGAATTTTTAATGAATGCTAAGTCTGTTGAGGCTTACAAATCAGATGGTATTCCTTACGATGTTAATTTTTATTTTGCTAAATACAACGCAGAAATTTTTTTTAATGATGAAGAAATGCTACAGGTTTTTGACACATTGAGAAAATCATTCCCTGAGCAGCCTATAGATATTGTATTGGTTCCCGGTTTTATGTATAATGATTTTAAAGTAGTGGTACAGTGCAAAGATAAAAAGATAGCTTTAGAGAAATTTAAAGTGAAAAGAGTCTGGGGTGGTTAG